A genomic window from Melanotaenia boesemani isolate fMelBoe1 chromosome 15, fMelBoe1.pri, whole genome shotgun sequence includes:
- the sparta gene encoding spartin a isoform X1 — translation MAEPAELLLIKDQYKLAFHALSRGLAAEEADKRSEALVYYRKGQQHLTQGLEIPTGGERHQGVVWDRARQLQQRMGDTLRNLSVHLSNLEISQQTTGEQRYLLLKDLPPNFYPDLARNSLPSRNSLHHLYPIIPAATQNTTPTPNTAPVRPAPPAVPHTRLLAAAGQGIVAMDNPGDQPPAYTPKPTDGHRSLAYSPSGGGLGSGKPSGAAAAGGDGSELLCIPSGVQLFFVEPNGQVSSLSYPGYLRIIAVNNQNRASAAGNFSVFLQVCDRLYQLTTDTPVLLANSGIFMFPDSLAETPGSYVGIVLSSELPVTDREIFQDLLSQLTQFRVQGTEGAEVINLSTKVPFGSLNEKEKPPLPGWSEKMSQGILSGATQLSQSFAKGAEATGIAIQKGAAKIRDRITPEETPSEVSPRVTKGLNMAKQTTGGAVRVSQFLVNGVSTVAGHIADKVAPHVKKHGAKLVPESLKKSQDGRASNLDGAKFVAASSVQGFSAIWSSLETGAKHVCKSVATETVTTVKYKYGEDAGQATDTGLQSVANIGLTAYNIDNLGIKGLLKTTGKQTAKAMAGSQNGQAAETEGKEVQKEQHAHSVEKKELKKETEKKK, via the exons ATGGCTGAACCTGCTGAATTGCTGCTTATTAAGGACCAGTATAAGTTGGCGTTTCATGCTCTGAGTCGTGGATTGGCAGCTGAAGAGGCTGACAAAAGATCAGAGGCCCTGGTGTATTACAGGAAGGGTCAGCAGCATCTTACTCAGGGACTGGAAATTCCCACCGGGGGAGAGAGGCACCAAGGAGTGGTCTGGGACAGAGCCAGGCAGCTTCAGCAGAGGATGGGGGACACTCTGAGGAACCTCAGTGTCCATCTTTCTAACCTGGAAATATCCCAGCAGACAACAGGAGAGCAGAGGTACTTACTGTTGAAGGATCTTCCTCCTAATTTTTATCCAGACTTGGCAAGAAACAGTCTGCCCTCCCGTAACTCTCTCCACCATCTGTACCCCATCATTCCTGCTGCCACCCAGAACACAACCCCAACCCCCAACACGGCCCCTGTCAGACCTGCTCCCCCTGCTGTTCCACACACACGCTTACTCGCTGCAGCAGGACAGGGTATTGTAGCCATGGACAACCCAGGGGACCAGCCTCCAGCATACACACCAAAGCCCACAGATGGGCACCGCAGCCTGGCTTATAGTCCTTCTGGAGGCGGCCTTGGATCAGGAAAGCCaagtggagcagcagcagctggaggagatggaAGTGAACTGCTTTGTATCCCTTCTGGGGTGCAGCTGTTTTTTGTGGAACCCAATGGACAGGTCAGCTCTCTGTCTTATCCAGGCTACCTCCGCATCATTGCGGTCAACAACCAGAACAGGGCTTCTGCTGCTGGgaatttctctgtgtttttacaA GTGTGTGACCGCCTATATCAGCTGACAACAGACACTCCAGTGCTGCTTGCTAACTCTGGGATCTTCATGTTTCCTGACTCACTGGCAGAGACACCAGGGTCCTATGTGGGCATAGTGCTCTCCTCTGAACTGCCTGTTACTGACCGTGAGATATTTCAGGACCTCCTATCCCAGCTGACGCAATTCAGGGTCCAA GGCACAGAAGGAGCAGAAGTCATCAACTTGAGTACAAAAGTACCCTTTGGTTCCctgaatgagaaagaaaaaccaCCTCTCCCTGGATGGAGTGAGAAAATGTCTCAAGGAATCTTATCAG GAGCAACGCAATTAAGTCAGTCATTTGCAAAAGGAGCCGAGGCCACTGGGATAGCCATTCAAAAAGGAGCAGCCAAGATCCGGGACCGCATCACACCTGAGGAAACTCCATCAGAGGTCAGCCCGCGTGTCACCAAAGGTCTGAACATGGCTAAACAGACCACTGGCGGTGCTGTTCGAGTCAGCCAGTTTTTAG TGAATGGTGTGAGTACAGTGGCAGGACATATAGCAGATAAGGTGGCACCCCATGTGAAGAAACATGGTGCTAAGCTGGTCCCAGAGTCTTTGAAAAAGAGCCAAGATGGCCGTGCCTCTAACCTTGATGGAGCTAAGTTTGTAGCAGCCAGCAGCGTACAGG GTTTTTCTGCCATTTGGTCGAGTCTGGAAACTGGAGCAAAGCATGTTTGCAAAAGTGTTGCAACTGAGACAGTCACAACAGTGAAGTACAA GTATGGTGAAGATGCAGGCCAAGCCACAGACACTGGTCTCCAGTCAGTGGCCAATATTGGTTTGACTGCATACAACATTGACAATCTGGGCATCAAAGGCCTCCTGAAAACTACTGGCAAGCAGACAGCCAAGGCTATGGCTGGTAGCCAAAATGGACAGGCAGCAGAAACTGAAGGGAAGGAGGTGCAGAAAGAACAACATGCACACAGTGTTGAGAAGAAGGAGCTAAAGAAAGAGAcggaaaagaagaaataa
- the sparta gene encoding spartin a isoform X2: MAEPAELLLIKDQYKLAFHALSRGLAAEEADKRSEALVYYRKGQQHLTQGLEIPTGGERHQGVVWDRARQLQQRMGDTLRNLSVHLSNLEISQQTTGEQRYLLLKDLPPNFYPDLARNSLPSRNSLHHLYPIIPAATQNTTPTPNTAPVRPAPPAVPHTRLLAAAGQGIVAMDNPGDQPPAYTPKPTDGHRSLAYSPSGGGLGSGKPSGAAAAGGDGSELLCIPSGVQLFFVEPNGQVSSLSYPGYLRIIAVNNQNRASAAGNFSVFLQVCDRLYQLTTDTPVLLANSGIFMFPDSLAETPGSYVGIVLSSELPVTDREIFQDLLSQLTQFRVQGTEGAEVINLSTKVPFGSLNEKEKPPLPGWSEKMSQGILSGATQLSQSFAKGAEATGIAIQKGAAKIRDRITPEETPSEVSPRVTKGLNMAKQTTGGAVRVSQFLVNGVSTVAGHIADKVAPHVKKHGAKLVPESLKKSQDGRASNLDGAKFVAASSVQGFSAIWSSLETGAKHVCKSVATETVTTVKYKFRGLENLINMSSNK, encoded by the exons ATGGCTGAACCTGCTGAATTGCTGCTTATTAAGGACCAGTATAAGTTGGCGTTTCATGCTCTGAGTCGTGGATTGGCAGCTGAAGAGGCTGACAAAAGATCAGAGGCCCTGGTGTATTACAGGAAGGGTCAGCAGCATCTTACTCAGGGACTGGAAATTCCCACCGGGGGAGAGAGGCACCAAGGAGTGGTCTGGGACAGAGCCAGGCAGCTTCAGCAGAGGATGGGGGACACTCTGAGGAACCTCAGTGTCCATCTTTCTAACCTGGAAATATCCCAGCAGACAACAGGAGAGCAGAGGTACTTACTGTTGAAGGATCTTCCTCCTAATTTTTATCCAGACTTGGCAAGAAACAGTCTGCCCTCCCGTAACTCTCTCCACCATCTGTACCCCATCATTCCTGCTGCCACCCAGAACACAACCCCAACCCCCAACACGGCCCCTGTCAGACCTGCTCCCCCTGCTGTTCCACACACACGCTTACTCGCTGCAGCAGGACAGGGTATTGTAGCCATGGACAACCCAGGGGACCAGCCTCCAGCATACACACCAAAGCCCACAGATGGGCACCGCAGCCTGGCTTATAGTCCTTCTGGAGGCGGCCTTGGATCAGGAAAGCCaagtggagcagcagcagctggaggagatggaAGTGAACTGCTTTGTATCCCTTCTGGGGTGCAGCTGTTTTTTGTGGAACCCAATGGACAGGTCAGCTCTCTGTCTTATCCAGGCTACCTCCGCATCATTGCGGTCAACAACCAGAACAGGGCTTCTGCTGCTGGgaatttctctgtgtttttacaA GTGTGTGACCGCCTATATCAGCTGACAACAGACACTCCAGTGCTGCTTGCTAACTCTGGGATCTTCATGTTTCCTGACTCACTGGCAGAGACACCAGGGTCCTATGTGGGCATAGTGCTCTCCTCTGAACTGCCTGTTACTGACCGTGAGATATTTCAGGACCTCCTATCCCAGCTGACGCAATTCAGGGTCCAA GGCACAGAAGGAGCAGAAGTCATCAACTTGAGTACAAAAGTACCCTTTGGTTCCctgaatgagaaagaaaaaccaCCTCTCCCTGGATGGAGTGAGAAAATGTCTCAAGGAATCTTATCAG GAGCAACGCAATTAAGTCAGTCATTTGCAAAAGGAGCCGAGGCCACTGGGATAGCCATTCAAAAAGGAGCAGCCAAGATCCGGGACCGCATCACACCTGAGGAAACTCCATCAGAGGTCAGCCCGCGTGTCACCAAAGGTCTGAACATGGCTAAACAGACCACTGGCGGTGCTGTTCGAGTCAGCCAGTTTTTAG TGAATGGTGTGAGTACAGTGGCAGGACATATAGCAGATAAGGTGGCACCCCATGTGAAGAAACATGGTGCTAAGCTGGTCCCAGAGTCTTTGAAAAAGAGCCAAGATGGCCGTGCCTCTAACCTTGATGGAGCTAAGTTTGTAGCAGCCAGCAGCGTACAGG GTTTTTCTGCCATTTGGTCGAGTCTGGAAACTGGAGCAAAGCATGTTTGCAAAAGTGTTGCAACTGAGACAGTCACAACAGTGAAGTACAA ATTTAGGGGCTTAGAGAATCTTATAAACATGTCCAGCAACAAATGA